One stretch of Pradoshia sp. D12 DNA includes these proteins:
- a CDS encoding ABC transporter ATP-binding protein, translating into MRPGHRHSFGPKSKAKHQKETVLRIWTYLKRRKLTLYASIICVLFSTVFSLLGPYYIGITIDEYVLVKDVDGSIRMTLLLAVIYIAGAILTWLQQNLMIHISLKTIRTIREELFSTLHTLSLRFFDKRSSGDLMSRVTNDIDNLNNALSQSVVQIFSSLLTIIGVSIAMFALNWVLAIVSFLVIPLMIFTSKKIIQVSSRNYAKRQQNLGNLNGYVEEAISGKEVITLFGREQETIKEFKKINEDLRESAIQADTYGGFLGPVNNFINNLGLSLIIGTGAIMSVHGLTTIGVIAAFVTYSRLFFRPINQLSNLMNTIQSAIAGAERVFEIMDEVPDLKNKRGAIPATSIKGNVRFKGVRFGYEKEKEIIKGISLEAKSGQTIALVGKTGSGKTTIINLLSRFYDRLSGEIWIDDRLIEDYLVEDLRKRIGIVLQETYLFSGTIMENIRYGKLDASDEEVIRAAKIAAAHQFIKHLPNQYNTVITSGGINLSQGQRQLISIARAVLADSDILILDEATSSIDTRTEIAIQNGMKNLTKGRTTFVIAHRLKTIENADCIYVIDDGLIVEHGTHNELIQNKGYYHRLYESQFTT; encoded by the coding sequence ATGAGACCAGGTCACAGACATTCATTTGGGCCTAAAAGCAAGGCAAAACATCAAAAGGAAACGGTCCTAAGAATATGGACCTATCTTAAAAGGCGAAAATTAACACTGTATGCGTCAATCATATGCGTACTATTTTCGACTGTGTTCAGTTTGCTTGGTCCTTATTATATTGGTATCACAATTGATGAATATGTACTTGTTAAAGATGTAGATGGTTCTATTCGAATGACTTTGCTATTAGCCGTTATTTATATAGCAGGTGCGATTCTTACCTGGCTCCAGCAAAACTTGATGATACATATTTCATTAAAAACGATTCGGACAATTAGAGAAGAATTATTTTCAACCCTGCATACATTAAGCCTCCGATTTTTTGATAAACGCTCATCCGGCGATTTAATGAGCCGGGTAACCAACGATATTGATAATTTAAATAATGCATTAAGCCAAAGTGTAGTCCAGATTTTTTCTTCCTTACTGACAATCATTGGTGTCTCAATCGCCATGTTTGCATTAAATTGGGTGTTGGCTATTGTCTCATTTCTTGTGATACCCCTTATGATTTTTACATCCAAAAAGATTATCCAAGTGAGCAGCCGTAATTATGCCAAGAGGCAGCAAAATTTAGGTAACCTGAATGGGTATGTAGAAGAAGCAATAAGCGGCAAAGAGGTCATCACTCTTTTTGGACGAGAGCAGGAGACTATCAAGGAGTTTAAAAAGATCAATGAGGACTTGCGTGAATCGGCTATACAGGCTGATACATATGGTGGTTTTCTCGGCCCTGTCAATAACTTTATCAATAATCTCGGCCTTAGCTTGATTATTGGTACTGGGGCCATCATGTCGGTGCATGGGCTGACAACAATAGGTGTAATCGCTGCTTTTGTTACGTATTCAAGATTATTTTTCAGACCGATCAATCAGTTATCCAATTTGATGAATACGATTCAATCCGCTATAGCAGGAGCTGAGCGTGTGTTTGAGATAATGGATGAAGTACCTGATTTAAAGAATAAAAGGGGAGCTATACCAGCGACTTCTATAAAAGGGAATGTCCGATTTAAAGGTGTTCGATTTGGCTATGAGAAAGAGAAGGAAATTATAAAAGGTATTTCCTTAGAAGCTAAAAGCGGACAAACCATAGCATTGGTAGGCAAAACTGGTTCAGGAAAAACGACTATTATTAATCTGCTATCAAGATTCTATGATCGATTAAGCGGTGAAATATGGATTGATGACAGATTAATAGAGGATTATTTAGTCGAAGATTTAAGAAAAAGGATAGGAATCGTTCTACAGGAAACATATTTGTTTTCTGGAACAATCATGGAGAATATCCGTTATGGTAAACTGGATGCCTCTGATGAGGAGGTCATTCGAGCTGCTAAGATTGCTGCTGCACACCAGTTTATTAAACATTTGCCAAATCAATATAATACAGTCATCACATCGGGTGGTATCAACTTAAGCCAGGGTCAAAGGCAATTAATCTCGATTGCACGAGCGGTTTTAGCAGATTCAGATATTTTAATATTGGATGAAGCCACTTCAAGTATTGATACACGCACAGAAATAGCCATTCAAAACGGAATGAAGAATTTGACTAAGGGTCGTACAACCTTTGTAATTGCACACCGCTTAAAAACAATCGAGAATGCTGACTGTATATATGTCATCGATGATGGGTTGATTGTGGAACATGGAACTCATAACGAGCTTATTCAAAATAAAGGGTATTATCACAGACTATATGAAAGCCAATTCACGACTTGA
- a CDS encoding DUF2922 domain-containing protein, translated as MENVLELYFLTEEGKTAKLSIDNPKMPVDQEAVRQAMDIIIESKVFLTKSGFYVSKEEAQLVETAKTEYSFV; from the coding sequence ATGGAAAATGTTCTAGAATTATATTTTCTAACAGAAGAAGGTAAAACTGCTAAACTATCAATTGATAACCCAAAAATGCCAGTTGACCAAGAAGCGGTTAGACAGGCAATGGATATCATTATTGAATCGAAAGTATTCTTAACAAAATCAGGTTTTTACGTTAGTAAAGAAGAAGCACAGTTAGTTGAAACAGCAAAAACCGAATATTCATTTGTGTAA
- a CDS encoding ATP-grasp domain-containing protein — protein MTHIHIIHENDDWTNHLINRMEELNLPYKNWHLAEGLVDLTDTPPEGIFYNRMSASSHTRGHRYAPELASGVINWLERHNRKVFNGSKALGMEISKINQYTALQAAGIKTPATIAAVGRNNIITAAKKLGMTPFITKHNRAGKGLGVQLFQSVEALEEYVNSPLFEEPVDGITLIQQYILSPDSSITRCEFIGGKFLYAVRVDTSKGFELCPADACQIEDLFCPVGEQEDISPQFKIIKDFNDPIIAKYEEFLTSASIDIAGIEFIRDQDGMIYTYDINTNTNYNSDAEAEAGLYGMLVLAKFLGAELDKANRS, from the coding sequence ATGACACATATACATATCATTCATGAAAATGATGACTGGACCAATCATTTAATTAATAGAATGGAAGAATTAAACCTCCCATACAAAAACTGGCATTTAGCTGAGGGCTTAGTCGATTTGACGGATACTCCGCCAGAAGGTATTTTTTACAACCGTATGAGTGCGTCATCCCACACACGCGGACACCGTTATGCACCTGAACTTGCTAGCGGAGTAATCAACTGGCTCGAACGTCATAATCGAAAAGTATTTAACGGTTCAAAGGCTTTAGGAATGGAAATCAGCAAAATCAATCAATATACAGCTCTTCAAGCGGCGGGCATCAAAACTCCCGCTACAATTGCAGCTGTCGGTCGGAATAATATCATTACTGCCGCAAAAAAACTTGGAATGACACCTTTTATTACTAAACACAACAGAGCTGGAAAAGGTCTTGGTGTGCAGCTATTTCAATCTGTAGAAGCCCTAGAGGAATACGTAAACAGCCCTCTTTTTGAAGAGCCAGTAGATGGGATCACACTCATACAGCAATATATCCTCTCTCCTGATTCTTCAATAACCCGTTGTGAATTTATTGGAGGAAAATTTCTTTATGCTGTTCGTGTTGATACATCAAAAGGTTTTGAATTATGTCCTGCCGATGCCTGCCAAATAGAGGATTTATTTTGCCCAGTTGGAGAACAAGAGGATATATCTCCGCAATTTAAAATTATTAAGGATTTCAATGATCCTATTATTGCGAAATACGAAGAATTTCTTACCTCAGCAAGTATTGACATTGCCGGAATTGAGTTTATCCGTGATCAGGATGGAATGATTTACACATATGATATCAATACAAATACAAACTATAATTCCGACGCCGAAGCTGAGGCAGGCCTATATGGAATGCTTGTGCTCGCAAAATTTTTGGGAGCCGAATTAGATAAAGCAAATAGGTCTTAA
- a CDS encoding Hsp70 family protein has product MVKGLGIDLGTTFSCVAYIDENQNPIVLKNAEGNATTPSVVYFESQENIVVGEVAKQSLVSEPDNTVAFIKRDMGKIDDETKAPIMRTIHGISMSPQEISAKILTKIVKDANAELRKIGKLSDGNPDIKDVVITCPAYFGMAEREATKAAGKIAGLNVMNIIPEPTAAALNYAHVNKGKEQTVMVYDLGGGTFDVTIIEVHDGIPRVICTDGSHTLGGKDWDDALVQYFAEKYIEEKGEDPRENLDILQELFLKAEQTKITLSNRESAPIMIIGDSGRINFTMTRNEFDEKTKDLLERSISYTDKCLKIAAAKKYGKDIEAITNEEINKYLHEELTDILLVGGSSKMPQVSKLIQSKYGIKAKEADLDEAVAKGAAICASNDYVEFSEEDWQLVKKSVGEQDYDFVKEAIQEGNESIIKQYEDVLPRHMVQKQESRGMIFTNVSPRTYGTAAYESSSRDKLVIFNFIKRNDELPQKQTLMFYTMDEGQVGVDIDVYESFTMSAKAELEEGNKIGSGILEFPNSMPKGTPIEITLRMNSAGLLEVSAFHKETNSMYNGTFDVSNSLSTEETKRAIERNKHQSFN; this is encoded by the coding sequence ATGGTCAAAGGACTAGGAATTGACTTGGGAACAACTTTTTCATGTGTGGCGTATATCGATGAAAACCAAAATCCAATTGTATTAAAAAATGCAGAAGGCAATGCTACAACACCATCTGTTGTTTATTTTGAATCACAGGAAAATATTGTAGTAGGAGAAGTAGCAAAACAAAGCTTGGTATCTGAACCGGATAATACGGTAGCCTTTATTAAGCGTGATATGGGGAAAATAGACGATGAAACAAAGGCGCCAATTATGAGAACAATTCATGGAATAAGTATGTCTCCACAAGAGATTTCGGCAAAGATTCTTACGAAAATAGTCAAGGATGCTAATGCTGAGCTAAGGAAAATAGGGAAATTAAGTGATGGAAATCCAGATATTAAGGATGTGGTGATTACCTGTCCTGCCTATTTTGGTATGGCTGAAAGAGAGGCAACTAAGGCTGCAGGCAAGATTGCAGGTTTAAATGTAATGAATATTATCCCAGAGCCTACAGCTGCAGCATTAAATTATGCTCATGTTAATAAGGGTAAAGAACAAACCGTTATGGTTTATGATTTAGGCGGAGGTACATTTGACGTTACGATTATTGAAGTCCACGATGGTATTCCGCGAGTTATTTGTACAGATGGTAGTCATACATTAGGCGGGAAAGATTGGGATGATGCACTTGTTCAATATTTTGCTGAAAAATATATAGAAGAAAAGGGTGAAGACCCTAGAGAAAACCTGGATATCTTACAGGAGTTATTTTTAAAGGCGGAACAAACTAAAATAACTCTGAGCAACAGAGAATCAGCACCAATTATGATTATTGGTGATTCAGGACGAATAAACTTTACGATGACACGCAACGAATTTGATGAAAAAACGAAGGATCTATTAGAAAGAAGTATTAGTTATACAGATAAATGTTTGAAAATTGCTGCAGCGAAAAAATATGGAAAAGATATTGAAGCTATAACGAATGAAGAAATAAATAAATATCTTCATGAAGAACTTACCGACATATTATTAGTCGGGGGTTCTTCCAAAATGCCTCAAGTATCAAAATTAATTCAGAGTAAATATGGTATTAAAGCAAAAGAAGCAGACTTGGATGAGGCTGTTGCAAAGGGAGCGGCCATTTGTGCAAGCAATGATTATGTGGAATTCAGTGAAGAAGACTGGCAATTGGTAAAAAAATCAGTTGGCGAGCAAGATTATGATTTTGTGAAAGAAGCGATTCAGGAGGGAAATGAAAGCATAATCAAACAGTATGAAGATGTACTGCCAAGACATATGGTTCAAAAGCAAGAATCGCGTGGCATGATTTTTACAAATGTTTCTCCAAGAACATACGGAACAGCAGCCTATGAAAGCTCTTCCAGAGATAAACTAGTAATCTTTAATTTTATAAAAAGAAATGATGAACTTCCACAAAAACAAACCCTGATGTTTTATACGATGGATGAAGGGCAAGTTGGAGTGGATATTGACGTATATGAATCATTTACTATGAGTGCAAAGGCTGAACTTGAAGAAGGTAATAAAATTGGATCAGGAATACTTGAGTTTCCAAATAGCATGCCGAAGGGAACACCTATTGAGATCACACTTCGCATGAATAGTGCTGGTTTATTGGAAGTTAGTGCCTTTCATAAAGAAACAAATAGTATGTATAATGGTACTTTTGATGTTTCGAACTCTTTATCCACTGAGGAAACAAAACGAGCTATAGAACGTAATAAACACCAATCATTCAATTAA
- a CDS encoding SEL1-like repeat protein has protein sequence MTNDNYFDLFKLKVDESLILNPTSEYEEQINKAFLETENRWKQLKLKHLGKKSDEASENLKRLKAHEFDILKNPTERQRYYLKIKEEKQSELKTRLIESNEEDMDLEALKKQYHQYLDESEIEKIVKEIFKAKERPDEAISMNLLNKLAIYENELKQLGEVNLFTAFGFDEKANYETVKNKIKQKQDDLQKIYDEHTNDSSYKKYINKKDILKKFEKEVFLTNDFKDHYEEYKHFLKYSMFIQLLLNIKDKDITTIYFKDILLEKVKEEGIDEKKFILFLLKNHKYFGIKGISPVTDYYIANVGHKDFGEEDTQQTLQKVLSIKDYEYHCGREALKNKEFDKAFEHFKESNIIDHSYALYELAELYYTGTDSLPRDLNRAIKLHEEAINKNNSKKGNNKNSLYRISQMCFSGEGCVKNEQVGFSHLKEFVNNLHASNDFYNQAHLDLGDCYYKGKGTTKNYKKALVHYNKVSDETAKGRIRKIEREITYRPIIMIGITSGSYILLCLVSLYYLQEVLPTDFNIANVLIYFGILFAWMIFTSLYFYINPSWLNQLIKFDNIRTLQAKIVQYIYLNKKRILTIAILLFGCVCFLLFYTEGLIKPWLTEADVGEIPEFLSLLLNYGVNWVSVGIYLIVLFPLYIIKEVHSPNDAIKVNVKTIIFDGVKTYLFASGIYYAIQWSAENVLTEFSVLKYIGISIFLLIIVSIINTTKIINRLFNGKLTVYVFAVLLLYGSLTCALVAENNGDLPIATTLLQVAFTSLFIETKNP, from the coding sequence ATGACGAATGATAATTATTTTGATTTGTTTAAACTTAAAGTGGATGAGTCGCTGATATTAAATCCTACTTCTGAGTATGAAGAGCAAATAAATAAAGCTTTTTTAGAAACGGAAAACAGATGGAAGCAATTAAAGCTAAAACATTTAGGTAAGAAAAGCGATGAAGCGTCTGAAAATTTAAAGAGATTGAAAGCACATGAATTTGATATTTTAAAAAATCCGACAGAACGACAACGGTATTACTTGAAAATTAAAGAGGAGAAGCAATCGGAACTAAAAACTAGATTAATCGAATCTAATGAAGAGGATATGGATCTTGAAGCTTTAAAGAAACAATACCATCAATATCTAGATGAATCGGAAATTGAAAAAATAGTCAAAGAGATATTTAAAGCTAAAGAAAGACCAGATGAAGCCATATCAATGAATCTACTTAATAAGCTAGCCATTTATGAAAATGAATTGAAACAGTTAGGAGAAGTGAATTTATTTACTGCTTTTGGATTTGATGAAAAAGCAAACTATGAAACAGTCAAAAATAAAATCAAGCAAAAACAAGATGATTTACAAAAAATATATGATGAGCACACAAATGATAGTAGTTATAAAAAATATATTAATAAGAAGGATATCCTGAAAAAGTTTGAAAAAGAAGTGTTCTTAACAAATGATTTCAAAGATCACTATGAGGAATATAAACATTTTCTAAAATATTCAATGTTTATCCAATTATTACTGAATATAAAAGATAAGGATATTACTACCATTTATTTCAAAGATATTTTATTGGAGAAAGTAAAAGAAGAAGGTATCGATGAAAAAAAATTCATCTTGTTTTTATTAAAAAACCACAAGTATTTTGGCATTAAAGGTATTTCTCCTGTTACGGATTATTATATCGCCAATGTCGGGCATAAGGATTTTGGAGAGGAAGATACTCAACAAACATTGCAAAAAGTTCTTTCTATAAAAGATTATGAGTATCATTGTGGTCGTGAGGCATTAAAAAATAAAGAGTTTGATAAAGCTTTTGAGCATTTTAAAGAATCTAATATTATTGATCACAGTTATGCACTGTATGAATTAGCTGAATTATATTATACAGGTACAGATAGCCTTCCTAGGGATCTGAATAGGGCAATAAAATTACATGAAGAGGCGATAAATAAAAACAATTCTAAAAAAGGAAATAATAAAAATTCGTTGTATCGGATAAGTCAGATGTGTTTCAGTGGAGAGGGTTGCGTAAAAAATGAACAAGTTGGTTTTAGTCATTTAAAGGAATTTGTCAATAATTTGCATGCTTCGAATGATTTTTACAATCAAGCTCATTTAGATTTAGGTGACTGTTATTATAAAGGGAAAGGCACTACTAAGAATTATAAAAAAGCACTGGTTCATTACAACAAAGTAAGTGATGAAACGGCTAAAGGAAGAATAAGAAAAATAGAGCGAGAGATTACTTATAGACCAATTATAATGATTGGGATAACTTCAGGTTCTTATATTTTATTGTGTTTAGTATCTTTGTATTATTTACAAGAAGTTCTTCCAACTGATTTTAATATAGCTAATGTATTAATCTATTTTGGGATATTATTTGCATGGATGATCTTTACAAGCTTGTATTTCTATATAAATCCATCATGGTTAAATCAACTAATCAAGTTTGATAATATAAGGACACTTCAGGCAAAGATTGTACAATATATATATTTAAATAAAAAGCGGATATTAACCATAGCGATATTATTGTTTGGATGTGTTTGTTTCTTGTTGTTTTACACGGAGGGGTTAATTAAACCTTGGTTAACTGAAGCAGACGTTGGAGAAATCCCGGAATTTTTATCCCTCCTATTAAATTATGGAGTAAACTGGGTTTCTGTGGGAATATATTTAATAGTGTTGTTTCCTCTATATATTATTAAGGAAGTTCATAGTCCAAATGACGCAATTAAGGTCAATGTTAAAACAATCATTTTTGACGGAGTAAAAACTTATTTATTCGCATCAGGTATCTATTATGCTATCCAGTGGTCTGCAGAAAACGTATTAACAGAGTTTAGTGTATTAAAGTATATTGGGATAAGTATTTTTTTGTTGATAATCGTATCAATAATTAATACTACAAAAATAATTAATCGGTTATTTAATGGAAAGTTAACCGTATATGTATTTGCGGTGTTATTGTTGTACGGTTCATTAACTTGTGCATTAGTGGCTGAAAATAACGGGGACTTGCCAATAGCTACTACATTGCTGCAAGTAGCGTTTACCTCTCTTTTTATAGAGACAAAGAACCCATAA
- a CDS encoding ABC transporter ATP-binding protein, whose protein sequence is MNSFLALIKYLKSYKLIVLLGPLCMIVEVTMDLIQPTIMQNIIDKGIASSDSRYVVTMSIFMLFSAIIGLLGGMGSTIFSTRSAIHFSTDLRRDVFEKIDYFSGENTDKFGAGKLITIMTNDISAVQQAVMMTLRIFVRGPIMFIGSIIIVFFTARELFPILLAVVPVLTILIVLFTWKAGHLFQMVQKAIDRVNTKLQENLAGIRVIKAFGTQNHEMKQFQIVNKELTAVNIRADQVIMGLMPILLFIVNMGIVAAIWMGAIKVDNGSLNVGVIVAFINYLTIILNSLMTSSNVLMQITRAFPSAGRIVDVLNTEQDIKQSDQPLVPVPDKGTLEFKNVSFSYSKNGERVLSNVSFSVPSGQTLGIIGATGSGKTTLVKLLPRLYDVDEGQILLNGIDIKDMDIQELRKSVGFVPQKALLFSGTISQNLTQGNENATKDDMTEALQNAEALQFVEQLDPDYAYELTQGATNLSGGQRQRISIARAFIRKPSVIILDDSTSAVDAISESRIRKVLINKYPDSTKIIISSKLSSLKHADQILVLEDGKVTGIGSHSDLYQKNELYRELCSIQSEQGVSHL, encoded by the coding sequence ATGAATTCATTTTTAGCATTAATCAAATATCTAAAGTCATACAAGTTAATTGTATTGCTTGGCCCCTTATGTATGATTGTGGAAGTAACTATGGACCTGATTCAGCCGACAATCATGCAAAATATTATTGATAAAGGGATTGCTTCGAGTGATAGTCGTTATGTAGTAACAATGAGTATATTTATGCTGTTCTCTGCAATTATAGGGCTGCTTGGTGGTATGGGAAGTACGATATTCAGTACGCGCTCAGCGATCCATTTTTCAACTGACCTTCGCAGAGATGTTTTCGAAAAAATTGATTACTTTTCTGGAGAAAATACAGATAAATTCGGTGCTGGAAAACTGATTACTATTATGACGAATGATATATCAGCCGTGCAGCAGGCTGTCATGATGACCTTACGTATATTTGTTCGTGGCCCAATTATGTTTATTGGCAGTATTATTATTGTGTTTTTTACTGCCAGAGAACTTTTTCCAATTCTTCTGGCAGTTGTACCTGTATTAACAATATTAATCGTTTTATTTACATGGAAGGCCGGTCATCTTTTTCAAATGGTGCAGAAGGCAATTGATCGTGTCAATACGAAATTACAGGAAAACCTTGCTGGAATCAGGGTAATTAAAGCATTCGGTACACAGAACCATGAAATGAAACAATTTCAGATTGTTAATAAGGAATTAACAGCGGTCAATATCCGTGCTGACCAAGTCATTATGGGGTTAATGCCCATACTATTGTTTATCGTTAACATGGGAATAGTTGCGGCTATTTGGATGGGTGCGATTAAGGTTGATAACGGAAGCTTGAATGTGGGAGTAATTGTAGCATTTATAAATTATTTAACAATCATTTTGAACTCCCTTATGACAAGCAGTAATGTTCTCATGCAAATCACTAGAGCTTTTCCATCTGCAGGGCGGATTGTTGATGTATTGAATACAGAGCAAGACATTAAACAATCTGACCAACCGCTTGTTCCTGTACCGGATAAAGGTACTTTGGAATTCAAAAATGTGAGTTTTAGTTATAGCAAAAATGGGGAGAGAGTTCTTTCTAATGTTTCTTTTAGTGTACCGAGTGGACAAACACTTGGAATCATTGGAGCAACAGGTAGCGGAAAGACAACGCTGGTCAAATTACTACCTAGACTTTATGACGTGGATGAAGGGCAAATCCTGTTGAATGGAATAGATATCAAAGATATGGATATACAAGAATTACGAAAGTCCGTCGGATTTGTACCGCAGAAAGCATTGTTATTTTCTGGAACTATTAGTCAGAATTTAACTCAGGGTAATGAAAATGCAACAAAGGACGACATGACAGAAGCTCTTCAAAATGCTGAAGCCCTTCAATTTGTAGAACAATTAGACCCGGATTATGCATATGAACTCACTCAGGGGGCAACTAACCTATCAGGTGGCCAAAGACAAAGAATATCCATTGCTCGGGCTTTTATACGGAAGCCATCCGTAATTATATTGGATGATTCTACTTCAGCGGTGGATGCGATATCGGAAAGCCGTATCAGAAAAGTATTGATAAATAAATATCCGGATTCAACTAAAATTATTATTTCTTCAAAGCTTTCATCATTAAAACATGCGGATCAAATTTTGGTTCTTGAGGATGGTAAAGTAACTGGAATTGGCAGCCATAGTGATCTTTACCAAAAAAATGAACTCTATCGTGAATTATGCTCTATACAGAGTGAGCAGGGGGTGAGCCATCTATGA
- the coaA gene encoding type I pantothenate kinase, with translation MPNFSPYRYFSKKDWANLRFNTPMTLTQSEIEELQGVNEKLSVEEITTIYLPLTRLLNLYVNSSQMLHTVTDTFFGNTTRKVPYVIGVAGSVAVGKSTTARIIQALLSRWPNTPQVEIITTDGFLYPNAVLEERGIMDKKGFPESYNTKELIKVLSRIKAGHPKVKAPIYSHLYYDIMPNQYTVIQQPDIVIVEGINVLQTPKQDDHFPSVYVSDFFDISIYVDATENNIYNWYVERFKTLRKTAFANPESYFHRYADLTDEEADEIATNIWNTINKINLDLNIAPTKTRANIILKKDSDHSISSVKLRKI, from the coding sequence ATGCCAAATTTTTCGCCATACAGATATTTTTCAAAAAAAGACTGGGCTAACTTGCGATTTAATACGCCAATGACATTGACTCAATCGGAAATAGAAGAACTTCAAGGTGTTAATGAAAAGCTTTCTGTTGAGGAAATTACGACGATTTATCTGCCGTTAACCCGTTTATTAAATTTATATGTGAACTCATCACAAATGCTGCACACGGTCACGGACACATTCTTTGGGAATACCACAAGAAAAGTGCCATATGTTATTGGTGTAGCAGGAAGTGTGGCTGTAGGGAAAAGTACAACAGCCCGTATTATTCAGGCTCTTTTATCCCGATGGCCAAATACTCCACAGGTAGAAATTATCACAACGGATGGATTCCTCTATCCTAATGCTGTTCTGGAGGAAAGAGGAATAATGGACAAAAAAGGTTTTCCTGAGAGTTATAATACGAAGGAATTAATCAAGGTTTTATCGAGGATTAAAGCTGGACATCCAAAGGTGAAGGCACCTATATATTCGCATCTATATTATGATATAATGCCTAACCAATATACTGTCATTCAACAACCGGATATCGTTATAGTGGAAGGGATTAATGTTCTGCAGACTCCTAAACAGGATGATCATTTTCCAAGTGTTTATGTATCAGACTTCTTCGACATCTCCATCTATGTCGATGCCACTGAAAATAATATTTATAATTGGTATGTTGAACGTTTTAAAACGCTTCGTAAAACCGCTTTCGCCAATCCGGAGTCTTATTTCCACCGCTATGCCGATTTGACGGATGAAGAAGCAGACGAAATTGCAACAAATATATGGAACACCATTAACAAAATCAACTTGGATTTAAATATAGCTCCAACTAAAACGAGAGCGAACATTATTCTTAAGAAGGATTCAGATCATTCTATTTCCTCAGTGAAGCTGAGAAAGATTTAA
- the pssA gene encoding CDP-diacylglycerol--serine O-phosphatidyltransferase: MKKHIPNLLTLGNLYCGYLSISYIISGDVRNATILIFIALMLDALDGRMARILRVADDMGKQLDSLADIVSFGVAPAFLASYTYLYDFEQYGLLIAGLFPLFGCYRLARFNITPTEESLKHFKGIPITFAGGLVAFLVLFENWIHVSVFVIIFFSLAILMVSTIKIPSFKKVKLNYYTVIITLFLLYMFYLIAKSGFKSVPEFFYVAIAIYIIFIIARYIKGKTPKFRLKKMRTIRVRKKKINKGMKKK, encoded by the coding sequence ATGAAGAAACATATACCAAATTTATTGACTTTAGGAAATCTTTATTGTGGTTATCTGTCCATTTCTTACATTATCAGCGGGGATGTGCGAAATGCGACTATACTCATTTTTATTGCATTGATGCTTGATGCGCTGGATGGAAGAATGGCAAGAATTTTAAGGGTAGCCGATGATATGGGAAAACAGCTTGATTCATTGGCTGATATTGTATCATTTGGGGTCGCGCCTGCCTTTTTAGCATCTTATACATATTTATACGATTTTGAACAATATGGTCTTTTGATTGCCGGTTTGTTCCCGCTTTTTGGATGTTATCGACTTGCAAGATTTAATATTACGCCTACTGAGGAATCATTAAAGCATTTTAAAGGAATCCCAATTACATTTGCAGGGGGACTTGTTGCCTTTTTAGTACTATTTGAAAACTGGATTCATGTCAGCGTATTTGTCATTATATTCTTTAGTTTGGCAATCTTGATGGTCAGTACCATTAAAATCCCAAGCTTCAAAAAGGTAAAATTAAATTATTATACGGTCATTATAACTTTATTCCTATTGTATATGTTTTATCTTATTGCAAAGTCAGGGTTTAAAAGTGTTCCTGAATTTTTCTATGTTGCCATTGCTATTTATATTATCTTTATCATTGCCAGATACATAAAAGGTAAGACACCTAAGTTTCGTCTGAAAAAAATGAGAACGATTCGGGTCAGAAAAAAGAAAATTAATAAAGGAATGAAAAAGAAATAA
- a CDS encoding DUF1659 domain-containing protein: MENQFLELTKLQIEFVVGVDAQGEPITQKRTLSNINNGADGEALKRCANAIISLQVHEVAGVRRLDTWQI; encoded by the coding sequence ATGGAAAATCAATTCTTAGAGTTAACAAAGCTGCAAATTGAATTTGTTGTTGGGGTCGATGCACAAGGGGAACCAATCACCCAGAAAAGAACACTATCCAATATTAATAATGGGGCGGATGGTGAAGCATTAAAACGATGTGCAAATGCGATTATCTCTCTTCAAGTCCATGAAGTAGCAGGAGTAAGGCGCTTGGATACTTGGCAAATCTAG